One genomic segment of Scomber japonicus isolate fScoJap1 chromosome 23, fScoJap1.pri, whole genome shotgun sequence includes these proteins:
- the glt8d2 gene encoding glycosyltransferase 8 domain-containing protein 2 isoform X2 yields the protein MALLRKINRVLLVLLVLMVCLLLHSTLLRASTRPKVSGTKTAQGPQAKLSEADNVIPVIICASEERMGATMATINSIYSNTDASVFFYIVTLRDAIKLARRYIEKTKLKSIKYKLLEFNPMVLRGKVKPDSSRPDLLHPLNFVRFYIPLLDINHNRVIYLDDDVIVQGDIKDLFSIKLKPGHAAAFATDCDLPSTHEMVRSIGMQTTYMGFLDYRKQEVKDLGINPSDCSFNPGVFVADVKEWKKQKITKELEKWMQENFENNIYSSAMAGGVATPPMLIVFHDKHTTLDPLWHVRHLGWSPDARYSDSFLQGAHLLHWNGPFKPWNYPAVHIDLWEKWFIPDPSRKFSLVRPENLI from the exons TTAATCGGGTCCtcctggtgctgctggtgctgaTGGTGTGTCTGCTCCTGCACAGCACACTACTCAGAGCCTCCACTCGGCCCAAAGTCTCAGGTACGAAAAcag CACAAGGTCCTCAAGCGAAGCTGTCAGAGGCGGATAATGTCATCCCTGTCATCATCTGTGCATCAGAAGAACGTATGGGTGCAACCATGGCGACCATCAACAGCATCTATAGTAACACAGATGCTAGCGTGTTCTTCTATATTGTTACTCTTCGTGATGCCATCAAACTGGCCAG ACGTTACATAGAGAAGACTAAGCTGAAAAGCATCAAGTACAAGTTATTGGAGTTTAACCCCATGGTTCTGCGAGGAAAGGTGAAGCCAGATTCCTCTAGACCTGATCTGCTACATCCA CTCAACTTTGTTCGCTTTTACATACCTCTGCTTGACATCAACCATAATAGGGTCATATACttagatgatgatgtcattgtgcAAG GTGACATCAAGGATCTGTTCAGTATCAAACTGAAACCAGGACATGCTGCTGCTTTTGCCACCGACTGTGACCTGCCCTCTACGCACGAGATGGTGCGCAGCATCGGTATGCAG ACAACGTACATGGGCTTCCTGGActacaggaaacaggaagttaaagatCTGGGAATCAACCCCAGCGATTGTTCTTTCAACCCTGGAGTGTTTGTTGCAGATGTCAAAGAGTGGAAGAAACAGAAGATCACCAAAGAGCTGGAGAAATGGATGCAAGAAAATTTTGA AAACAACATATACAGCAGTGCCATGGCTGGAGGCGTGGCAACTCCACCCATGCTGATAGTTTTTCATGACAAACATACAACACTGGACCCACTGTGGCATGTCAGACACCTGG GCTGGAGTCCAGATGCTCGCTATTCAGACAGCTTCCTGCAGGGAGCTCACCTACTGCACTGGAACGGCCCATTCAAACCGTGGAATTACCCTGCTGTGCATATAGATCTGTGGGAGAAATGGTTCATACCAGACCCCTCTCGAAAGTTCTCCTTGGTACGACCTGAGAACCTGATCTGA
- the glt8d2 gene encoding glycosyltransferase 8 domain-containing protein 2 isoform X1, translating into MALLRKINRVLLVLLVLMVCLLLHSTLLRASTRPKVSGTKTGFYMFSQTKPTMTKLSEADNVIPVIICASEERMGATMATINSIYSNTDASVFFYIVTLRDAIKLARRYIEKTKLKSIKYKLLEFNPMVLRGKVKPDSSRPDLLHPLNFVRFYIPLLDINHNRVIYLDDDVIVQGDIKDLFSIKLKPGHAAAFATDCDLPSTHEMVRSIGMQTTYMGFLDYRKQEVKDLGINPSDCSFNPGVFVADVKEWKKQKITKELEKWMQENFENNIYSSAMAGGVATPPMLIVFHDKHTTLDPLWHVRHLGWSPDARYSDSFLQGAHLLHWNGPFKPWNYPAVHIDLWEKWFIPDPSRKFSLVRPENLI; encoded by the exons TTAATCGGGTCCtcctggtgctgctggtgctgaTGGTGTGTCTGCTCCTGCACAGCACACTACTCAGAGCCTCCACTCGGCCCAAAGTCTCAGGTACGAAAAcaggtttttatatgttttcccAAACCAAACCTACAATGA CGAAGCTGTCAGAGGCGGATAATGTCATCCCTGTCATCATCTGTGCATCAGAAGAACGTATGGGTGCAACCATGGCGACCATCAACAGCATCTATAGTAACACAGATGCTAGCGTGTTCTTCTATATTGTTACTCTTCGTGATGCCATCAAACTGGCCAG ACGTTACATAGAGAAGACTAAGCTGAAAAGCATCAAGTACAAGTTATTGGAGTTTAACCCCATGGTTCTGCGAGGAAAGGTGAAGCCAGATTCCTCTAGACCTGATCTGCTACATCCA CTCAACTTTGTTCGCTTTTACATACCTCTGCTTGACATCAACCATAATAGGGTCATATACttagatgatgatgtcattgtgcAAG GTGACATCAAGGATCTGTTCAGTATCAAACTGAAACCAGGACATGCTGCTGCTTTTGCCACCGACTGTGACCTGCCCTCTACGCACGAGATGGTGCGCAGCATCGGTATGCAG ACAACGTACATGGGCTTCCTGGActacaggaaacaggaagttaaagatCTGGGAATCAACCCCAGCGATTGTTCTTTCAACCCTGGAGTGTTTGTTGCAGATGTCAAAGAGTGGAAGAAACAGAAGATCACCAAAGAGCTGGAGAAATGGATGCAAGAAAATTTTGA AAACAACATATACAGCAGTGCCATGGCTGGAGGCGTGGCAACTCCACCCATGCTGATAGTTTTTCATGACAAACATACAACACTGGACCCACTGTGGCATGTCAGACACCTGG GCTGGAGTCCAGATGCTCGCTATTCAGACAGCTTCCTGCAGGGAGCTCACCTACTGCACTGGAACGGCCCATTCAAACCGTGGAATTACCCTGCTGTGCATATAGATCTGTGGGAGAAATGGTTCATACCAGACCCCTCTCGAAAGTTCTCCTTGGTACGACCTGAGAACCTGATCTGA
- the LOC128353509 gene encoding E3 ubiquitin-protein ligase TRIM47-like: MLAASSLLSEDQFLCSICLDVFTHPVTIPCGHNFCKDCVTEHWNINTQCQCPMCKKVFNTRPELHINTFISQMASQFRQLVQKKSSSCSEQQQVTTGGILCDFCTETKLKAVKSCVVCQTSYCETHLEPHQRIPGLKRHKLIDPVKNLENRMCKKHDRPLELFCKTDHMCVCQFCTETDHKGHCIAPLIEEYDEKKAGLGKKEAEVQQMLQERQLKIQQIKQLVKHSKEDADRETAASVQVFNDLIKSVEKSLAKFIEMIEEEQKTTEKQAEGLIKKLEEEISVLMKRSAKVKQLSHTEDHLHFLQSFPSLTPVPCSRYWVDTSIHSSFKETVRRAVNELEKTLSISMKNMCVALELKKSQQYAVDVTLDPDTAHPNLILSDDGKQVSHGDVKQNLPDNPERFFPSTAVLGKQSFSSDAATLIYSFTGCKFMENLCLIFDPLTNEGSKDSMPLIISPVNHTD; this comes from the exons ATGTTGGCAGCCAGCAGTCTCCTCtctgaagatcagtttctgtgctccatctgtctggatgtgttcaccCATCCAGTCACCAtaccatgtggacacaacttctgcaagGACTGCGTCACAGAACACTGGAATATTAACACACAGTGTCAGTGTCCCATGTGTAAAAAAGTTTTCAACACAAGACCTGAACTGCATATCAACACATTCATATCTCAGATGGCTTCTCAGTTCAGACAATTAGttcaaaagaaaagcagcagctgCTCAGAGCAACAACAAGTGACGACAGGAGGCATTCTCTGTGATTTCTGcactgaaaccaaactgaaggctGTGAAGTCCTGCGTTGTGTGTCAGACCTCCtactgtgagactcacctggagcctcATCAGAGGATCCCAGGCCTGAAAAGACACAAGCTGATTGACCCTGTTAAGAACCTGGAAAACAGAATGTGTAAGAAGCATGATCGacctctggagctgttctgCAAGACTgatcacatgtgtgtgtgtcagttctGCACTGAGACAGATCATAAGGGGCATTGCATTGCTCCTTTGATAGAAGAATATGACGAGAAGAAGGCTGGGCTGGGAAAGAAAGAGGCTGAAGTTCAGCAGATGCTCCAAGAGAGACAACTGAAGATTCAGCAGATCAAACAGTTAGTAAAGCACAGCAAAGAagatgcagacagagagacagcagcCAGTGTGCAGGTCTTCAATGATCTGATAAAGTCTGTTGAGAAAAGTCTTGCTAAGTTCATTGAGATGAttgaagaggagcagaaaacaacagagaaacaggctgaaggCTTAATCAAAAAACTGGAAGAAGAAATCTCTGTGCTGATGAAGAGGAGTGCTAAagtgaagcagctctcacacactgaAGACCACCTCCATTTCCTCCAAAGCTTCCCATCCCTGACCCCTGTTCCTTGCAGCAGATATTGGGTAGACACCAGCATTCACTCATCATTTAAAGAGACTGTGAGGAGAGCTGTGAATGAGCTGGAGAAGACACTCTCTATAAGCATGAAGAACATGTGTGTTGCTCTTGAGCTAAAAAAGAgccagcagtatgcagtggatgtgactctggatcctgatacagcacatcccaatctcatcctgtctgatgacGGTAAACAAGTTAGTCATGGTGATGTAAAACAGAATCTTCCAGACAACCCAGAAAGGTTTTTTCCTAGTACGGCCGTCTTAGGAAAGCAAAGTTTCTCCTCAG aTGCTGCAactcttatctactcctttactggctgTAAATTCATGGAAAATCTCTGCCTGATCTTTGATCCTCTTACTAATGAAGGCAGTAAAGACTCCATGCCCCTGATCATCTCTCCTGTCAATCATACTGATTAG